A genome region from Fervidobacterium changbaicum includes the following:
- a CDS encoding type II secretion system protein yields the protein MNLIELMVVLLILSLVFVALSVSISKMADVDLNKEYVETAIYAGLWKSQLYKDYKGSYCRVATINMMEFYRVSENSLSGIVVDSFRWVKGGKYSGVAVEPIIIKISGGAK from the coding sequence TTGAACCTTATCGAGTTAATGGTTGTTCTGCTAATCTTAAGTTTGGTTTTTGTTGCTCTTTCAGTCAGTATCTCAAAAATGGCAGACGTTGATTTAAATAAAGAGTATGTAGAAACGGCGATCTATGCTGGTCTGTGGAAATCCCAGCTGTATAAAGATTACAAGGGAAGCTATTGCCGAGTCGCCACGATTAATATGATGGAGTTTTACAGAGTTTCAGAGAACAGCCTTTCTGGGATCGTGGTTGACTCTTTCAGGTGGGTAAAAGGTGGTAAATACTCAGGAGTAGCTGTTGAGCCTATAATTATTAAAATTTCAGGAGGTGCAAAGTAA
- a CDS encoding histidine kinase N-terminal 7TM domain-containing protein, with protein sequence MLNVSTTYIFLLLYNSIISLQTIAVFLKYRNKSISITGAIASFTVGFYSFGYAMELLNILSNNFDQAFFWYKIQYFAIPYLPVLWYFFVSSFAGIKISKRKVILLLIIPITTTLSVWTNNLHHLFLKAYLVEDKYIIRGPLYYLHILYSYVVSFAAYYIILRIAHKYRTIFRKITILHLLAAVVIPVMASAVYIIFNLPIDLLPFGLMVSIIIILFEAQRLHGFDLENEVKSIVYESSRDLIVVLDKEGYIVSANENFKRYAKDFLGNIDVLYKPAQNILSEECIGTIEKGQGVIERFGHYFEIWTSPLVSKNGKKNGTVVFFHDITDIKLSERARMIENERYKTLFEFAPVGILLEDEEGNIIDVNPEFCKINGKTKEELIGRNVTILAPKEDTERVRKNIQEILSGKKLIHTVRNVGKRGEIKYIELYETSIILPNGRKGILSIQKDITKQKVAQEVIRKLAKYQQIIVNLAINFINLPVEKLDEEISRAIELVAKELNVSRMRVYKFVKDKDSFTSINPWFYSSNPNESSKVEIDLQKVRGPELDNLMRGKQFVITKQSTQNQLILSLLGENYSALITPIKLENEVIGFVSAALKERRAWHPVEKNIFTLLASLIANIESKKRYEQELILAKKLAEEASVAKSNFLANMSHEIRTPLNGIVGFANLLAETELDEKQRKYLSTILKSTEVLLGVINDILDLAKIESGRLQLEFIESNLKAELQSSLMLYEAKAKEKNVDYEIYIDQSISDCLIFDSVRLQQVLFNLINNAIKFTPAGGLVSVRIEKVGEDDDYQYIKFSVKDTGIGIPKEKLEKIFEPFEQSDVSITRKYGGTGLGLSISKQLVELMDSKINVESEEGKGSNFYFTLKLKKCSKVPAKERKKPSEIKKYKAKVLIAEGFEVNRLLMTEVLKKFGIEPEFAFNGKEAMEKALKNNYDLIFMDILMPEMDGIEATKRIRQFNLKVPIVALTAHAMKNIKDEVLAAGMNDYVVKPIKLEEIESVLETYCGHLVEKPEDSETLKSGDQAVSVETEGKKAEKRQDITQDTIGSHIAKLKEELATAEKEYGLTPEFEKELLAMFVTSSKDSLSKIISALSMGDFETIQREAHSIKGAARSLGFAEIGELAKAIEYAARDKNAEFNYLEQVEKLSQEIAFVERLFEEKFKS encoded by the coding sequence ATGCTTAATGTTTCAACAACCTATATTTTCCTCCTTTTGTACAACTCGATAATATCACTGCAGACTATAGCAGTTTTTTTAAAGTACCGTAATAAGTCAATCTCAATTACCGGGGCCATCGCATCTTTCACCGTGGGGTTTTACTCTTTTGGATACGCAATGGAACTACTGAACATACTGTCTAACAACTTCGATCAAGCGTTCTTTTGGTACAAAATACAATACTTCGCAATTCCATACTTGCCTGTGCTATGGTATTTCTTTGTTTCAAGCTTTGCAGGTATAAAGATTTCAAAGAGGAAAGTTATACTTTTACTTATAATTCCAATAACAACAACATTATCTGTTTGGACAAACAATTTACATCACTTGTTCTTAAAGGCATATCTTGTCGAAGACAAGTACATAATAAGAGGACCTCTGTATTACTTACATATTTTATATAGTTACGTAGTCTCATTTGCTGCTTATTACATCATTCTAAGAATAGCGCATAAATACAGAACTATCTTTCGCAAGATTACAATCTTACATCTGTTAGCTGCGGTTGTAATACCTGTTATGGCAAGTGCTGTGTACATTATCTTTAATTTGCCAATTGACTTGTTACCTTTCGGATTGATGGTAAGTATAATCATAATACTTTTTGAAGCCCAAAGATTGCACGGGTTTGACTTAGAAAACGAAGTAAAAAGCATAGTATACGAATCTTCAAGAGACTTGATAGTTGTTCTTGATAAAGAAGGATACATAGTCAGCGCAAATGAAAATTTCAAAAGATATGCAAAGGACTTTCTTGGGAATATTGATGTACTGTACAAACCTGCTCAGAATATTCTAAGCGAAGAATGCATTGGAACTATTGAAAAAGGGCAAGGTGTTATTGAAAGGTTTGGCCACTATTTTGAAATATGGACAAGCCCACTGGTTAGCAAGAACGGAAAAAAGAATGGTACTGTGGTATTTTTCCATGACATAACAGACATAAAACTCTCGGAACGAGCCAGGATGATTGAAAATGAACGCTACAAAACACTATTCGAATTTGCCCCCGTCGGCATACTCTTAGAAGACGAGGAAGGTAATATCATCGATGTTAATCCCGAATTCTGTAAGATAAACGGGAAGACTAAGGAAGAACTTATAGGTCGGAATGTTACGATCCTTGCCCCAAAAGAAGACACTGAAAGAGTCAGAAAAAATATCCAGGAAATACTTTCAGGAAAAAAATTGATTCATACGGTGAGAAACGTCGGGAAACGCGGTGAGATCAAATACATAGAACTTTACGAAACAAGTATCATTCTGCCAAACGGGAGAAAGGGAATACTGTCGATACAAAAAGACATCACCAAACAAAAAGTTGCGCAAGAGGTAATAAGAAAACTTGCAAAATACCAACAGATAATTGTAAACCTGGCTATAAACTTTATAAATTTACCAGTTGAAAAGCTTGATGAGGAAATTTCAAGGGCCATAGAACTTGTTGCAAAAGAACTCAATGTATCAAGAATGAGAGTCTACAAGTTTGTTAAAGACAAAGATTCATTCACTTCTATCAATCCCTGGTTCTACTCATCTAATCCAAATGAATCTTCCAAAGTTGAGATTGATCTTCAAAAAGTAAGAGGTCCCGAGCTCGATAATCTCATGAGAGGTAAACAATTTGTAATAACAAAACAAAGCACGCAGAACCAGCTAATTCTAAGCCTTCTTGGGGAAAATTATTCGGCACTTATTACTCCAATAAAACTGGAAAACGAAGTTATTGGTTTTGTAAGTGCCGCTCTTAAAGAAAGGAGAGCTTGGCACCCGGTTGAAAAGAATATTTTCACACTCTTGGCTTCTCTCATCGCCAACATCGAATCAAAGAAACGGTACGAACAAGAACTGATACTCGCAAAAAAATTAGCAGAGGAGGCAAGTGTAGCAAAGAGCAATTTCCTTGCAAACATGAGCCATGAAATTAGAACCCCTTTAAACGGTATAGTTGGATTCGCCAACCTTCTTGCAGAAACCGAACTTGATGAAAAACAAAGAAAATACCTCTCAACGATACTAAAATCAACAGAAGTTTTGCTTGGAGTGATCAATGACATACTGGACCTAGCGAAGATCGAAAGTGGAAGATTACAACTTGAATTCATCGAGTCGAACCTTAAAGCCGAACTCCAAAGTTCGCTCATGTTATACGAAGCAAAAGCAAAAGAGAAAAACGTTGATTACGAAATTTACATAGACCAAAGTATCTCTGATTGTTTAATTTTCGACAGTGTTAGACTCCAACAAGTGTTGTTCAACTTGATCAACAACGCCATCAAATTCACACCTGCAGGAGGGTTAGTATCCGTTCGTATAGAAAAAGTGGGAGAAGATGACGACTACCAGTACATAAAGTTCTCGGTAAAAGATACGGGAATAGGTATTCCAAAAGAAAAGCTCGAAAAGATATTCGAACCCTTTGAGCAGTCAGATGTTTCAATTACAAGAAAGTACGGAGGAACTGGGCTGGGACTTTCTATTAGCAAACAACTTGTAGAACTGATGGATTCAAAGATCAACGTCGAGAGTGAAGAAGGAAAAGGGAGCAATTTCTATTTCACACTCAAATTAAAAAAGTGTTCAAAAGTTCCAGCTAAAGAGAGAAAGAAACCTTCTGAAATTAAAAAATACAAAGCAAAAGTCTTGATCGCAGAAGGTTTCGAGGTAAACAGACTACTCATGACAGAGGTACTCAAAAAGTTCGGTATAGAACCTGAATTTGCTTTTAATGGAAAGGAAGCTATGGAGAAGGCTTTGAAAAACAATTACGACTTGATCTTTATGGACATACTTATGCCGGAAATGGATGGTATAGAAGCTACTAAACGGATAAGGCAGTTTAACCTGAAAGTTCCAATAGTGGCTCTAACTGCACATGCAATGAAGAATATAAAAGATGAAGTCCTCGCAGCTGGAATGAACGATTATGTCGTCAAACCGATAAAGCTTGAAGAAATAGAGAGTGTTCTTGAAACGTACTGTGGCCATTTAGTTGAAAAACCAGAGGACTCAGAAACTTTAAAAAGCGGTGACCAAGCTGTTTCGGTCGAAACTGAAGGTAAAAAAGCTGAAAAAAGGCAAGATATAACACAAGATACAATCGGATCACATATAGCAAAACTAAAGGAAGAGCTAGCAACAGCTGAAAAAGAATACGGTTTAACTCCAGAATTCGAAAAAGAACTGCTTGCGATGTTTGTAACCTCTTCGAAAGATTCACTAAGCAAAATTATCTCAGCATTATCCATGGGAGATTTTGAAACCATCCAACGAGAAGCTCACAGCATCAAAGGTGCCGCACGTTCACTTGGCTTTGCAGAAATAGGAGAACTCGCAAAGGCTATCGAATACGCTGCACGTGATAAAAATGCTGAATTCAATTACCTTGAACAAGTCGAAAAGCTTTCTCAAGAAATCGCCTTTGTTGAAAGATTATTCGAAGAAAAGTTCAAAAGCTGA
- a CDS encoding type II secretion system F family protein, with protein MVYQYKGIDRSGRKLKGIVQADNIKEALDRLKEQGILVTDIVEKAEKGQKSSSVRTVQPGRNVPKKKTVFQVRLKDIVLFARQLETMISAGLRLVDAIMTLSEQEVFSRKFRNILKEIASDMKGGMSFSDALERQGVFDSIFVNMVRAGEEGGVLDVTMKKIANYYEGINRLREQVKSSMAYPMFILGFAVAVVIVISVFILPKLISVFGATPQGGVLGMLMKLNYIFTKKWYILLPIVIGIGVGLKFFLDTVYGAYVKEFIGGLIPPIRKLRLKMANERFTRTLGVLIGSGVPMVNALDMAAKASNNPRFLAIISKVIDEVKAGSSLKESLKRAGIFPQIVYEMVGTGEQTGKLDVVMEKVADFYEEEILADTKKLVNLIEPMMIAFVGLFIAFIAFTMYSTIFQMQGQFGR; from the coding sequence TTGGTTTATCAATATAAAGGCATAGACCGAAGCGGTAGAAAATTGAAAGGAATTGTCCAAGCTGATAATATAAAGGAAGCACTTGATAGGCTCAAGGAGCAGGGGATACTGGTTACAGATATTGTTGAAAAGGCTGAAAAGGGTCAGAAAAGCTCAAGCGTACGCACAGTTCAACCTGGGCGTAATGTTCCGAAAAAGAAAACGGTTTTTCAGGTAAGGTTGAAAGATATAGTTCTTTTTGCAAGACAGTTGGAAACTATGATTTCCGCTGGTTTGAGACTCGTTGATGCGATAATGACTTTATCAGAACAAGAAGTGTTTTCAAGGAAGTTTCGAAACATACTTAAAGAAATTGCTTCCGACATGAAAGGTGGTATGTCGTTTTCTGACGCCCTTGAAAGGCAGGGAGTATTTGATTCGATATTTGTAAACATGGTCCGCGCTGGTGAAGAGGGCGGTGTACTGGACGTAACGATGAAAAAAATTGCGAATTACTACGAGGGTATCAATAGATTAAGAGAGCAGGTAAAATCATCGATGGCTTATCCTATGTTTATTCTCGGGTTTGCAGTCGCAGTTGTTATTGTGATTTCTGTATTTATTTTACCAAAGCTTATCTCTGTCTTTGGTGCAACACCTCAAGGTGGAGTATTGGGAATGCTTATGAAACTGAACTATATTTTCACTAAGAAATGGTACATACTTCTGCCTATTGTTATTGGAATCGGTGTCGGATTGAAATTTTTCTTAGATACTGTGTACGGTGCGTACGTTAAGGAATTCATTGGAGGATTAATTCCGCCTATTAGGAAGTTAAGGCTCAAAATGGCCAACGAACGATTTACAAGGACACTTGGGGTTCTCATTGGTAGCGGTGTTCCAATGGTTAATGCTTTGGATATGGCTGCAAAAGCTTCAAATAATCCCAGGTTTTTAGCGATTATTTCGAAAGTTATTGATGAAGTCAAAGCTGGTAGTAGTCTAAAAGAGAGTCTTAAAAGGGCAGGTATTTTTCCACAGATAGTGTACGAAATGGTTGGAACGGGCGAGCAAACTGGTAAGTTAGATGTTGTCATGGAAAAAGTTGCTGATTTTTACGAAGAAGAGATATTGGCAGATACAAAAAAGCTTGTTAACCTTATCGAGCCTATGATGATCGCATTTGTTGGTTTGTTTATCGCATTTATTGCTTTTACAATGTACTCAACGATATTCCAGATGCAGGGGCAGTTTGGTAGGTAG
- a CDS encoding sensor domain-containing diguanylate cyclase, whose protein sequence is MARKKETRELKNEINNTYLLFSQYLMDTIRDRSTPLKKRDFERLLKIAVDNLSFVHSGSVLWQDSDGRFFYLAAYNHDYDILKNVTFAPHEMVMRRFKHVYVIKRRSVDIIKELARKLNENEKHIQEKAQSIDNIKAFISIPIRSQRKIVGFFNLDTWDHENIFAETGFESVAELMGNLLSIVVERFELIDMVKEKNSELEKINLFDKLTYLPNLKFLSQYFEKYSEITKRLPTKLYLVYIDIKEFEKINRMYGYEFGDDLILKLSKIITKSCRKSDIVGRTNGDEFIILTLSKENPKSLIKRIQEKVSGFATKSGLNIEIQISTVEYGTDGKDFNTLISKAQEKIYEKRVFATY, encoded by the coding sequence ATGGCTCGAAAAAAGGAAACAAGAGAGCTGAAGAATGAAATCAATAATACGTACTTGCTTTTTAGTCAGTATCTGATGGATACGATTAGAGATAGATCGACTCCGCTAAAGAAAAGGGACTTTGAGCGACTTCTTAAAATAGCCGTTGATAATCTCAGCTTTGTCCACAGTGGAAGCGTCCTATGGCAGGACAGCGATGGAAGATTTTTCTATTTGGCTGCTTATAACCATGATTACGATATTCTAAAAAACGTCACATTCGCTCCACATGAGATGGTCATGAGAAGATTTAAGCACGTCTACGTGATCAAACGTAGAAGTGTTGATATCATTAAGGAACTTGCAAGGAAATTAAACGAAAATGAGAAGCACATTCAAGAAAAGGCTCAAAGCATAGATAATATAAAGGCTTTCATTTCCATTCCCATTAGATCTCAAAGGAAAATTGTTGGTTTCTTTAATTTGGACACCTGGGATCACGAAAATATATTTGCGGAAACTGGATTTGAAAGTGTTGCCGAGTTGATGGGCAACTTACTCTCCATCGTTGTTGAGCGATTTGAATTAATTGATATGGTAAAAGAGAAGAACTCTGAACTTGAAAAGATCAACCTTTTCGATAAACTGACTTATCTTCCCAACTTGAAATTTCTATCGCAGTACTTCGAAAAATACTCGGAAATAACAAAACGTCTCCCTACGAAGTTGTACCTGGTGTATATAGATATAAAGGAATTCGAGAAGATTAACAGAATGTATGGATACGAATTTGGAGACGATTTGATTCTTAAATTGTCGAAAATAATCACAAAATCTTGTAGGAAAAGTGACATAGTTGGGAGAACAAATGGCGATGAATTTATAATACTAACACTTTCCAAAGAGAACCCCAAATCACTGATCAAAAGAATTCAGGAGAAAGTATCAGGTTTCGCTACGAAATCTGGTCTGAATATCGAAATCCAAATAAGCACAGTTGAATATGGAACAGATGGTAAAGACTTCAATACATTAATTTCAAAAGCTCAAGAAAAAATTTACGAGAAAAGGGTTTTTGCTACGTATTGA
- a CDS encoding energy-coupling factor ABC transporter ATP-binding protein, with protein MLIELKEVSVIFEESTDIERVALREINLSFSSNESILLVGNTGSGKTTLIYLIDLLIKPSRGSLSYDGKDPFLYPYEYRKKFGVAFQIPERQFFSEMVEQELTYAAKNFQVPFTQNDIEEVLELVGLRKSVLKESPFRLSGGEQRKVAIASILLHKPEFLIFDEPTAGLDLQGVLSVREILKKFKQNGKGFLIATHEPELFEDLCDRKVFLHKGTIFEDLRLSTIRAKGW; from the coding sequence ATGTTGATAGAGTTAAAGGAAGTCTCTGTGATTTTCGAAGAGAGTACGGATATTGAAAGAGTAGCTCTCAGAGAAATAAATCTTTCTTTTTCATCAAACGAGAGCATTTTACTTGTTGGAAACACTGGTTCCGGTAAAACAACGTTGATTTATCTGATAGACCTACTAATAAAACCCTCTAGAGGTTCTTTATCCTATGATGGTAAAGACCCTTTTTTGTATCCTTACGAATATCGTAAGAAGTTCGGAGTAGCATTTCAGATACCAGAACGTCAATTCTTCAGTGAAATGGTGGAGCAAGAGCTCACATACGCTGCAAAGAATTTTCAAGTCCCGTTTACTCAAAACGATATTGAAGAAGTTCTTGAGCTCGTTGGTTTGAGAAAAAGTGTCCTCAAAGAATCACCCTTTCGGTTATCTGGCGGAGAGCAACGAAAGGTGGCTATTGCTTCTATTTTGTTGCATAAACCTGAGTTTCTCATCTTCGATGAACCAACTGCAGGATTGGACCTCCAAGGCGTGCTTTCGGTTAGAGAAATACTTAAGAAATTTAAGCAAAATGGAAAGGGATTCCTTATAGCTACGCATGAGCCCGAGCTCTTCGAAGATCTATGTGACAGAAAGGTCTTCTTGCACAAGGGCACGATTTTCGAAGATTTGCGTTTATCCACAATCCGTGCGAAAGGTTGGTGA
- a CDS encoding sodium ion-translocating decarboxylase subunit beta, which produces MQELLNGVLALNFGNVTMVAIGLFLIYLAISKEYEPALLVPIGFSTILVNIPFSSAIDQWIDGVLHRGVLNVFFDIGIITEIFPLLIFIAVGAMIDFGPLLEHPIMFLFGAAAQFGIFATMVVATLLGFDIKQAASIGIIGAADGPTSIYVAGRFAKELLGPISVAAYSYMSLVPIIQPPVIKALTTKEERKIKMSPKSLRISKRVKIVFPILVTIVASLIAPSAAALIGFLMFGNLLRECGVLNSIAKTAQTELANIVTIFLGLSIGSTMTADKFLKPQTLYIMLLGIVAFVFDTAGGVLFAKFLNLFLKNKINPMLGAAGISAFPMSARVIHQLGRKEDPTNYLLMYAVGANVAGQIGSVLAGGILIALVSNL; this is translated from the coding sequence TTGCAAGAGCTCTTAAATGGAGTACTCGCTTTGAACTTTGGAAATGTTACAATGGTAGCAATAGGGCTCTTTCTAATTTATCTCGCCATCTCTAAGGAATACGAACCTGCGCTCTTAGTCCCCATTGGTTTTTCTACGATATTAGTAAATATTCCGTTTTCCTCCGCTATAGATCAGTGGATAGATGGTGTTCTGCACCGTGGTGTTTTAAACGTATTTTTCGACATAGGTATTATAACAGAAATTTTTCCATTATTGATATTCATTGCAGTTGGTGCGATGATTGATTTTGGGCCACTGCTCGAGCATCCAATTATGTTCCTTTTTGGTGCAGCTGCTCAATTTGGTATATTTGCTACGATGGTTGTTGCGACGCTTTTGGGGTTCGATATCAAGCAAGCCGCTTCGATAGGGATAATAGGTGCTGCGGATGGTCCTACCTCGATATACGTTGCTGGAAGATTTGCAAAAGAATTGCTTGGCCCTATCTCGGTTGCTGCTTATTCTTACATGTCGCTTGTGCCTATAATTCAACCACCAGTCATAAAAGCTTTAACCACCAAGGAAGAAAGAAAGATAAAAATGTCTCCGAAAAGTCTTAGGATAAGCAAAAGAGTCAAGATAGTCTTTCCTATATTGGTTACCATTGTTGCAAGTTTGATAGCTCCAAGTGCTGCGGCACTAATTGGTTTTTTGATGTTTGGTAATTTGTTAAGAGAATGTGGCGTGTTGAATTCCATCGCAAAAACAGCTCAAACAGAACTGGCGAACATTGTTACTATCTTTCTTGGATTATCTATAGGTTCTACAATGACGGCAGACAAATTTCTCAAACCTCAAACACTTTACATAATGCTTCTTGGTATCGTGGCTTTTGTCTTTGATACGGCTGGTGGAGTTCTTTTTGCAAAGTTTCTCAATCTCTTTCTTAAAAACAAGATTAATCCAATGCTTGGAGCAGCTGGAATTTCTGCTTTTCCAATGTCTGCGAGAGTCATTCATCAACTCGGTAGAAAAGAGGACCCGACAAATTACCTTTTGATGTATGCAGTTGGTGCAAACGTTGCTGGTCAGATAGGGTCCGTCTTGGCCGGTGGAATACTGATTGCACTGGTAAGCAATTTGTGA
- a CDS encoding class I SAM-dependent methyltransferase → MNEKDKINKKGHSLQNSEHFEHYYVEEPQTPLKVREVQLKLKSGHIYTFKSPSGVYSFGDVDKATQILINHHAPVSGKVLDIGCGYGVIGIVLKKENPQIEIFMSDINKRAVEFAKINAKDNNIDADIRHGSLYEPWSGMVFDHIIANPPIVAGKKVWMDLVSGAYEHLKPGGTLQLVAYHNKGGERIRNYMKDIFGNAEDIWKEGGIRIYLSRKE, encoded by the coding sequence ATGAACGAAAAAGATAAAATAAACAAAAAAGGTCACAGTTTGCAAAATTCTGAACATTTCGAACATTATTACGTTGAAGAACCTCAAACTCCTTTAAAAGTTAGAGAGGTACAACTTAAACTGAAGAGCGGGCACATATACACGTTTAAAAGTCCCTCAGGGGTTTATTCTTTTGGAGATGTCGATAAAGCGACCCAGATACTCATTAATCACCACGCTCCAGTAAGTGGGAAGGTTTTAGACATAGGTTGCGGATATGGGGTGATAGGCATTGTTCTTAAAAAGGAAAATCCTCAAATAGAAATATTCATGTCGGATATTAACAAAAGGGCGGTTGAATTTGCGAAGATAAACGCCAAAGACAACAATATAGATGCAGATATACGACATGGAAGTCTGTACGAACCATGGTCTGGGATGGTTTTTGATCACATAATCGCTAACCCACCGATTGTCGCTGGTAAGAAGGTGTGGATGGATCTTGTTTCTGGAGCATATGAACATCTAAAACCCGGAGGGACACTCCAGTTGGTTGCCTATCACAACAAAGGAGGAGAAAGGATTAGAAACTACATGAAAGATATTTTTGGAAATGCTGAGGATATTTGGAAGGAAGGCGGGATTCGGATTTATTTATCAAGGAAAGAATAA